A genomic stretch from Chrysiogenes arsenatis DSM 11915 includes:
- a CDS encoding TAXI family TRAP transporter solute-binding subunit, producing the protein MKRVLLAFLMVLVGIGSGFANSNKDFGKGLFVTVATGGTSGVYYPIGGAISNILSRDLGIDTSVQSTGASVENVNLLARNRAELAIVMADTVAQAYNSTGAFEGKPSVKNLRGLTALYPNFVQVVTTSKSGITSIDQLKGKRVGVGAANSGVELNARLVLEAHGLTYEDIRQDYLSYSEAVDQIKNGMIDAAFVTSGVPNATVIDLATTHDAVILPIEGDAIKYLMEKYPFFSAGTIPGGTYTQKEDVKTATITNLLLVNATLSDEVVYRITKSLFENLDSLYSAHNAARNVKLETVADGMPVPFHPGAEKYFKEVGALK; encoded by the coding sequence ATGAAAAGAGTTTTACTGGCATTTCTGATGGTTCTGGTCGGCATTGGATCGGGCTTTGCCAATTCAAACAAGGATTTTGGCAAGGGTCTGTTCGTTACGGTCGCAACGGGTGGCACGTCTGGCGTGTACTATCCGATTGGTGGCGCGATTTCAAACATCCTTTCACGCGATCTAGGTATCGACACTTCGGTGCAATCAACGGGTGCTTCGGTAGAAAACGTCAACCTGCTGGCACGCAACCGCGCAGAGCTGGCGATTGTCATGGCGGACACGGTAGCGCAGGCGTACAACAGCACCGGTGCTTTTGAAGGCAAGCCTTCGGTCAAGAATCTTCGTGGCCTTACGGCGCTGTATCCGAACTTTGTTCAGGTGGTTACCACATCAAAAAGCGGCATCACCAGCATTGATCAACTGAAAGGCAAGCGCGTTGGTGTTGGTGCGGCCAACTCCGGCGTTGAGCTGAATGCCCGTCTGGTGCTCGAAGCGCATGGCTTAACGTACGAAGATATCCGTCAGGATTACCTTTCGTACAGCGAAGCGGTAGATCAGATCAAAAACGGTATGATTGACGCGGCGTTTGTGACCAGCGGTGTGCCAAATGCTACGGTTATCGACTTGGCGACCACGCACGACGCGGTCATCCTCCCGATTGAAGGGGACGCTATCAAGTATCTGATGGAAAAGTATCCGTTCTTTTCAGCCGGCACTATTCCCGGTGGAACGTATACGCAGAAAGAAGACGTGAAAACAGCGACTATCACAAACCTATTGCTGGTCAATGCCACGCTTTCTGATGAAGTTGTTTACCGCATTACCAAATCACTTTTTGAAAATCTTGATTCGCTCTACAGCGCCCACAATGCCGCTCGCAACGTGAAGCTCGAAACGGTTGCTGATGGTATGCCGGTTCCTTTCCATCCTGGCGCAGAAAAGTACTTCAAAGAAGTAGGCGCGCTGAAATAA